The segment TCGGCGGCAAGGCCGCAGTTGTGCTCGGAGTAGCCCGGAGGGTTCACGATGGAAGCGGCCTTCTGCAGGGCCTCGGCCCGGCTCAGCCCCTTGTCCAGATAATACTGGGTCTTTTTGTTGTAGAGCCCTTCCTGATACTTCACGCTGCGGTAGCCGCTCTGCATCCAGATGGTCACGCCCTCTTTGGCGGCAGCGGCCTGCATGGCAAGAAAGGCGTCGGCGGCTTCGGTCTGCAGGGTCTTATTGACGGCGGTGGCCGAACCGCATTCTCTGGTGGTAAAGGTGTAGTCCTCCGGCATCTTGTTGGTATGGTTCACCAGCACCATGCGGGGGTCGTCCAGCATGGCCTGCGCCTGCTGAGCGGAGAGCAGGCCGGGCTCTTCCTCCGCAGCCGAAGCCGCACTGGAAGCAGGAGCAGCTTCGGCTGCGGTACTGCTGACGGAAGCCGCCGATGCACTGGGAACGGCGGCATGACGGCTGAGAAGAAAAGAGACTCCGCCCGCAGCCGCGCAGGCCGCAAGGGTGAAAGCAAACAAACGGCGCGCAGCCGGGCGCAGAGGATGGCGGTGATGGGGAGTCGGATGCATGGAAAGCCTCCTTTCCGGCGGGATTGTACCATTGTGTATAGAATGGGCATCTCATGGGCAGACTATGCCCGGAGGGAGCAGGATATGAAGATGACAGCACAGGAATATGCGCGCCGGGTGCGGCGTGTGGGGCCGCACTCACCTCTGGGAACAGACTGTCTGTGGGCCTTTTGCGTGGGCGGCGGCATCTGCCTGCTGGGCGAGATACTGCGCCAGCGGTATCTTGCCATGGGGATGGAAGCCGACCTTGCCGGTACCCTGACCAGCTGCACGCTCATTGCCCTTTCGGCGGTGCTTACCACGCTGGGGTGGTATCAGAAGCTGGCGGCAAAGGCGGGGGCCGGGTCGCTGGTGCCCATCACAGGCTTTGCCAACGCAGTGGTCAGCGCAGCCATCGAGTTCAAGGCCGAGGGCCGGGTGCTGGGCACCGGGGCCAAGATGTTCACCATCGCCGGGCCGGTCATCGTATATGGTACGCTGGCGGCGGTGGTGTACGGCGCGGTGCTGTGGGTGCTGGACACGCTGGGGATGCCCGTCCTTTTATAAAAACGAGTCAGCATGCCGACAAATTGCGGCGCACTGCTATTGTACCATAAAATTCGCGTTTGTGAAGCGAAGCGGAACAATGAAAGCCCCAGTGGGGCTTTTAAGCGACCGAACGGTCTTGCGTCAGCAAGATGGAGGGGCCTTGCCCCGACAAGTTCCGCGTTTGTTGCCGGAAAGGAGAAATTTTGCCTATGTCGATCCGGTGCGGGGACACCCTGCTGTTCCAGACGCCGCCGGTCATTGCTGCAGGGGCGGCAGTGGGCGGCAAAAAAGAGGGCGAAGGCCCGCTGGCTGCAGAGTTCGATGAACTGAGCGCAGACAACCGCTTTGGCCAGTCCAGCTGGGAAGCTGCGGAAACATACCTGCAGCTGCGTGCCGCGCGGCTCTGCCTGCAAAAGGCGGCGCTCCCGCAGGAAAAGGTGCAGCTTGCCCTTGCAGGGGACCTGCAGGCCCAGTGCACGGCGTCCAGCTACGCCATGCGGGAGCTGGGCGTGCCCTTTGCCGGGCTGTTCGGGGCCTGCAGCACCATGGCCGAGGGGCTGGCGCTGGGGGCTGCCTTGTGCGAGAGCGGTGCGGCCCGGGCGCTGCTGGCTATGGCGTCCAGCCACTTCTGCGCGGCAGAACGGCAGTTC is part of the Faecalibacterium sp. HTF-F genome and harbors:
- a CDS encoding M15 family metallopeptidase — its product is MHPTPHHRHPLRPAARRLFAFTLAACAAAGGVSFLLSRHAAVPSASAASVSSTAAEAAPASSAASAAEEEPGLLSAQQAQAMLDDPRMVLVNHTNKMPEDYTFTTRECGSATAVNKTLQTEAADAFLAMQAAAAKEGVTIWMQSGYRSVKYQEGLYNKKTQYYLDKGLSRAEALQKAASIVNPPGYSEHNCGLAADLNSPEYTGLDTGFEKTAAFRWLKAHAVEYGFILRYPKDAEAVTEITYEPWHWRYVGPENAALIQQSGLCLEDAVALLQKLAAGKNTAG
- a CDS encoding SpoVA/SpoVAEb family sporulation membrane protein encodes the protein MKMTAQEYARRVRRVGPHSPLGTDCLWAFCVGGGICLLGEILRQRYLAMGMEADLAGTLTSCTLIALSAVLTTLGWYQKLAAKAGAGSLVPITGFANAVVSAAIEFKAEGRVLGTGAKMFTIAGPVIVYGTLAAVVYGAVLWVLDTLGMPVLL